One window of Chryseobacterium sp. JJR-5R genomic DNA carries:
- a CDS encoding immunity 22 family protein, with translation MNTDTLDFWIGNFNSEEDFYDFVEEDENYYLLEESDDTYISKFAESQDTVWLDHDFVEYGFEDGDRTFYEKFSGYSFAEQWLPILLNRINELNMKSDINSIIFLNRGQVPKPVSVENEAFSLVYMGGIEFSI, from the coding sequence ATGAATACAGATACATTAGATTTCTGGATAGGAAATTTCAACAGTGAAGAAGATTTTTATGATTTTGTGGAGGAAGATGAAAACTATTATCTTCTGGAAGAATCTGATGACACCTATATTTCAAAGTTTGCCGAATCGCAGGATACCGTGTGGCTGGACCATGATTTTGTAGAATATGGTTTTGAGGACGGGGACCGGACATTTTACGAAAAGTTTTCAGGCTATTCATTTGCGGAACAGTGGCTGCCTATCCTGCTGAACAGGATCAATGAGCTTAATATGAAATCTGATATCAATTCCATTATCTTTTTAAACAGGGGCCAGGTTCCGAAGCCGGTTTCCGTAGAAAATGAAGCTTTTTCCCTGGTGTATATGGGAGGGATTGAGTTTAGTATCTAA
- a CDS encoding ATP-binding protein, whose product MKLKTKLTLGVGLLFLLIVLLSVIGSVYINKLKSDTEKILTANYNSIEFSKNMLLALDKISSDSAVAIRDFRKNSILQEKNLTEFGEKEATQNLNLHFRDYLQQPTVEKEKMIREDLVTIMSLNMKGIERKSDIAIITAENATFWIVSLGTVCFLIAVVLLVNLPQTIAEPIKQLTFSIRQIADKNYNQRVHFKGSEEFNDLARSFNIMAEKLQEYESSTLSKQLMDKKRIETLVNNMHDAVIGLDEHHYIYMINDEALKITNLKKEEMIGKTAHEVALNNDLIRELLKNAENPAKEPIKIVADHKENYFEQEIIPINIVKTGEKEKKNIGKVILLRNITPFKELDFAKTNFIATISHELKTPISAIKMGVQLLENQKFGTLNEQQQELLKSINEDGQRLLDITGELLNLSQVETGNIRLQIESCNPKEMVQAAIKNVEKLAEQKSISITAQYLTGDQDFVSADFDKTVWVMNNFLSNAIKHSFQEERIAVTVERQASSVRFSITDTGKGIDEKYHRQIFDRYFQVPGEHQNGTGLGLAISKNFIEKQYGEIGVKSLPDHGSTFYFVLPLA is encoded by the coding sequence AACAGTATTGAGTTCTCCAAAAATATGCTGCTGGCCCTGGACAAGATTTCATCAGACAGCGCCGTTGCCATCAGGGATTTCCGTAAAAACAGCATCCTGCAGGAGAAAAACCTAACGGAATTCGGAGAAAAGGAAGCTACGCAGAACCTCAACCTGCATTTCCGGGATTACCTTCAGCAACCTACCGTTGAAAAGGAAAAGATGATCCGTGAAGACCTGGTTACCATCATGTCCCTGAATATGAAGGGCATTGAAAGGAAGAGCGATATTGCCATCATTACCGCTGAAAATGCCACCTTCTGGATCGTCAGCCTGGGAACGGTGTGTTTCCTGATTGCCGTGGTTTTACTGGTCAACTTACCGCAGACCATTGCGGAACCTATTAAACAGCTTACCTTCAGCATCCGACAGATTGCCGATAAAAATTATAACCAGAGGGTTCATTTCAAAGGAAGCGAAGAGTTTAACGACCTTGCCCGTTCTTTCAATATCATGGCGGAAAAGCTGCAGGAATATGAAAGCAGCACACTTTCAAAGCAGCTGATGGATAAGAAGCGTATCGAAACGCTGGTTAACAATATGCATGACGCAGTGATCGGGCTGGATGAGCACCACTATATTTACATGATCAATGATGAAGCCCTGAAAATCACCAACCTTAAAAAAGAGGAAATGATCGGAAAGACGGCCCATGAAGTTGCTCTTAACAATGATCTCATCCGGGAGCTTCTCAAAAACGCTGAAAATCCTGCCAAGGAACCGATTAAAATTGTGGCGGACCACAAAGAAAACTATTTTGAGCAGGAAATTATACCGATTAACATTGTAAAAACCGGAGAAAAGGAAAAAAAGAACATCGGAAAAGTTATTCTGCTGCGGAATATCACCCCTTTCAAAGAACTGGATTTTGCCAAAACCAATTTTATTGCCACCATCTCGCATGAACTCAAAACACCGATTTCCGCGATTAAAATGGGGGTCCAGCTGTTGGAAAACCAGAAGTTCGGAACCCTGAATGAGCAGCAGCAGGAACTTTTAAAAAGCATTAATGAAGACGGGCAGCGACTGCTGGATATCACAGGCGAGCTCCTTAACCTTTCCCAGGTGGAAACCGGCAACATCCGCCTGCAGATCGAAAGCTGCAACCCTAAAGAGATGGTCCAGGCCGCGATAAAAAATGTGGAAAAGCTCGCGGAACAGAAGAGCATTTCCATTACTGCCCAATATTTAACCGGGGACCAAGATTTTGTTTCCGCTGATTTTGATAAAACGGTCTGGGTCATGAATAATTTCCTGAGCAACGCCATCAAACATTCTTTTCAGGAAGAACGTATTGCCGTTACCGTTGAAAGGCAGGCCTCATCGGTGCGGTTCAGCATTACGGATACCGGAAAAGGGATTGACGAAAAATACCACCGCCAGATCTTTGACCGCTATTTCCAGGTTCCGGGTGAGCACCAGAACGGTACCGGCCTCGGGCTTGCGATTTCCAAAAATTTCATCGAAAAGCAGTATGGTGAAATCGGCGTGAAAAGCTTACCGGATCATGGAAGCACTTTTTATTTCGTGCTGCCTTTGGCTTGA
- a CDS encoding HD domain-containing protein, translating into MMSIQTVYQETIKFAAQKHADKNQTIPGTNLPYTVHLSNVAMEILVAFEKSKDFDLGFAVQVALLHDSLEDTDTTFQELENIFGKAVAEGVLALTKNSGLKKTHQMQDSLHRIKEQPKEIWAVKLADRITNLQTPPSHWSDQKIKNYKAEARLILQELKGGNDYLELRLQEKISEYYCLQ; encoded by the coding sequence ATGATGTCAATTCAAACCGTTTATCAGGAAACCATAAAATTCGCGGCGCAGAAGCATGCCGATAAAAACCAGACCATCCCGGGAACCAATCTTCCGTATACCGTTCATTTAAGCAATGTGGCTATGGAAATCTTGGTCGCCTTTGAAAAATCAAAAGATTTTGATCTTGGGTTTGCTGTACAGGTTGCCCTGCTTCATGATTCCCTGGAAGATACCGACACTACTTTTCAGGAACTTGAAAATATCTTTGGCAAAGCGGTTGCAGAGGGCGTCCTGGCATTAACCAAAAACTCCGGTTTGAAAAAAACTCATCAGATGCAGGACAGTTTACACAGAATTAAAGAACAGCCGAAAGAGATCTGGGCAGTGAAATTAGCCGACAGAATTACCAATCTCCAAACGCCGCCATCCCATTGGTCAGATCAAAAAATCAAAAACTATAAAGCGGAAGCCCGTTTAATTTTACAGGAACTTAAAGGCGGAAATGATTATCTTGAACTAAGATTGCAGGAGAAGATCAGCGAATATTACTGTCTACAATAA
- the tssD gene encoding type VI secretion system tube protein TssD, producing the protein MAANSRGILKFNGGEGQKLLKLNYSVSRSTDVSGRVASDPSNAIIKVTVEATEKSDILESLLNGKYKPTTGEITFNKSHEEGTLITLTWNNGYVIQHEVDFDAVDENSMLISFIVSAETIDYGTSNYQGLWPSSGN; encoded by the coding sequence ATGGCAGCAAATTCAAGAGGAATCTTAAAATTCAACGGAGGTGAAGGACAAAAATTATTAAAACTGAACTACAGCGTATCAAGATCTACGGACGTATCCGGGAGAGTAGCTTCAGATCCTTCCAATGCGATCATTAAAGTGACAGTAGAGGCAACTGAAAAATCAGATATCCTTGAGAGTTTACTGAACGGCAAATATAAGCCTACAACCGGTGAGATTACCTTCAACAAGTCTCACGAAGAAGGTACATTAATTACTCTGACATGGAATAACGGCTATGTGATCCAGCATGAAGTGGACTTCGATGCGGTAGACGAGAACAGCATGCTGATCAGCTTTATCGTAAGTGCTGAAACCATAGATTACGGTACTTCAAATTACCAGGGTCTTTGGCCAAGTAGCGGCAATTAA
- a CDS encoding YdeI/OmpD-associated family protein produces the protein MKAAFFLKQEAFRNWLEENHQAEKELLVGFYKVGTGKPSMTWPESVDQALCFGWIDGVRRSINEDSYSIRFTPRKPTSIWSAVNIKKMEALTKAGLMTEAGQKAFELRKEEKSAIYSHEKGVAVLDPELERQFRSHPEAWNFFNSQAPSYIKVMLHWIMGAKQEKTRVARLEKTIRVSELGKRMT, from the coding sequence ATGAAAGCAGCCTTTTTCCTTAAACAGGAAGCGTTCCGCAACTGGCTTGAAGAAAACCATCAGGCAGAAAAAGAACTGCTGGTGGGCTTCTACAAAGTCGGGACCGGAAAACCGTCGATGACATGGCCTGAATCTGTGGATCAGGCATTGTGTTTCGGCTGGATTGACGGTGTGAGAAGATCAATTAACGAAGACAGCTACAGCATCCGTTTTACGCCCAGAAAACCGACGAGCATCTGGAGCGCCGTTAATATAAAAAAAATGGAAGCGCTGACAAAAGCCGGTTTGATGACTGAAGCGGGACAAAAAGCTTTTGAACTCAGAAAAGAGGAAAAGTCGGCCATTTATTCCCATGAAAAAGGGGTTGCCGTGCTTGATCCTGAACTGGAAAGACAATTTAGGTCCCATCCTGAAGCATGGAACTTTTTCAACAGCCAGGCTCCGTCCTATATAAAAGTCATGCTTCACTGGATCATGGGCGCCAAACAGGAGAAAACAAGGGTTGCAAGGCTGGAGAAAACCATTCGCGTCAGTGAACTGGGGAAAAGAATGACATAA
- the polA gene encoding DNA polymerase I has product MDATQDKRLFLIDAYAMIFRGYYALIRNPRLTSKGVDTSAIFGFSNSLIELIRRERPSHLAVVFDVGEASIRTVDFLDYKANRSETPEAIKAAIPYIHRILQAMHIPILGVPGYEADDVIGTIACKAEKEGYTIFMVTPDKDFAQLVTDKIKIYKPGLKGSEVEILGVEEVKAKYQIENPKQVIDFLAMMGDSVDNIPGLEGVGEKTAMKFLKEYGSIENLLANTHELKGKLKEKVEASAERGILSKKLATIICDVPVEFHQEQYDLDTPDFEKVKEVFDEIEFRRLYDNLYRAFAPASTGTAVPAEIEVKTAETPQQKVAQAVGQLDLFATYEELEQETSTKSTIEHNDHLYQFVDNPKAQKMLVNNLLRQKVVCFDTETTSLNELEAELVGMSFSYKKGLAYYIPLPEDQSEVLQTLEIFRPFFEKEDLVKVAHNLKFDYKILQRYNITVKGAMFDTMIAHYLLNPDGRHGMDYLSEIYLSYKPVSIETIIGKKGKNQGSFRDADLRTQTDYAAEDADVTFQLYELFAPQLKKENLEDLFFNIEMPLMEVLAKMELAGISMDEKWLAQESIDLENDLRQLESKIFELSGEEFNMNSPKQLGEILFEKMGLDPKAKKTKTGQYATSEDILQKLSSKHEIIKHILEYRTYQKLKSTYVDALPSQIEKTDNRVHTNFSQTTAATGRLASVNPNLQNIPIRTLRGQQIRGAFVAGEGKKIISADYSQIELRLIAEISGEENMIKAFQSGEDIHASTAARLFNIPLEEVSKTQRGQAKTVNFGILYGQGAFALAEQTGLSRSEAKQMIESYFATYPNLKAYMAEQVKKARETGYVETILGRKRHLKDISSNNFVVRAHAERNAVNAPIQGSAADVVKMAMIKIQKELEKEKMQTRMLLQVHDELVFESPVDEVELATNIIKMEMENAIETQVPLLVEVGVGNNWLEAH; this is encoded by the coding sequence ATGGACGCGACACAAGATAAAAGGCTGTTTCTTATTGATGCCTATGCAATGATTTTCAGAGGATATTACGCATTGATCAGAAATCCGAGGCTTACCAGCAAAGGGGTGGATACTTCTGCGATTTTCGGATTCAGCAATTCCCTGATTGAGCTCATCAGAAGAGAAAGGCCGTCCCACCTGGCTGTGGTCTTCGATGTAGGAGAAGCCAGCATCAGGACTGTGGATTTTCTTGATTATAAAGCGAACAGAAGCGAAACACCGGAAGCTATTAAAGCAGCTATTCCCTATATCCACAGGATTCTGCAGGCAATGCATATCCCTATTTTGGGCGTGCCGGGCTATGAAGCGGATGATGTCATCGGGACCATTGCCTGCAAGGCGGAAAAAGAAGGCTATACCATTTTCATGGTAACGCCGGATAAAGATTTTGCCCAGCTGGTTACGGATAAAATCAAAATATACAAGCCGGGACTGAAAGGCAGTGAGGTGGAAATTCTCGGTGTTGAAGAAGTAAAAGCCAAATACCAGATCGAAAACCCGAAGCAGGTAATTGATTTTCTTGCGATGATGGGGGATTCCGTGGATAATATCCCGGGGCTTGAAGGGGTAGGGGAAAAAACCGCCATGAAATTCCTTAAAGAATACGGAAGTATTGAAAACCTTTTAGCCAATACCCACGAACTTAAAGGAAAGCTTAAAGAAAAAGTGGAGGCCTCTGCAGAAAGGGGGATTTTATCTAAAAAATTAGCCACTATTATCTGTGATGTACCGGTGGAATTTCATCAGGAACAATATGATCTCGATACTCCGGATTTTGAAAAAGTAAAAGAAGTATTTGATGAAATTGAATTCAGAAGGCTCTATGACAACCTGTACAGGGCTTTTGCGCCTGCGTCAACAGGAACTGCTGTACCGGCAGAAATTGAAGTCAAAACAGCGGAAACGCCTCAGCAGAAAGTGGCCCAGGCCGTAGGCCAGCTGGACCTTTTTGCTACCTATGAGGAACTGGAGCAGGAAACATCTACAAAATCTACCATTGAGCACAACGACCACCTGTACCAGTTTGTGGATAATCCTAAGGCACAGAAAATGCTGGTGAACAATCTTCTCAGGCAGAAGGTGGTGTGTTTCGATACGGAAACCACTTCGCTTAATGAACTGGAAGCCGAACTGGTAGGCATGAGCTTTTCTTACAAAAAAGGATTGGCGTACTATATCCCTTTACCGGAGGACCAAAGCGAGGTTTTACAGACCCTGGAAATTTTCAGGCCGTTTTTTGAGAAAGAAGATCTTGTAAAAGTCGCACATAACTTAAAATTTGACTATAAAATACTTCAGCGGTACAACATTACGGTAAAAGGGGCTATGTTCGATACCATGATTGCCCATTACCTGCTGAACCCGGACGGAAGGCACGGAATGGATTACCTTTCGGAAATATATCTGAGCTATAAGCCCGTTTCCATTGAAACCATCATCGGGAAAAAAGGGAAAAACCAGGGCAGTTTCAGGGATGCGGATCTCAGGACACAGACGGATTATGCTGCTGAAGATGCCGATGTAACTTTCCAGCTGTATGAATTGTTTGCGCCGCAGCTGAAAAAAGAAAACCTGGAAGACCTTTTTTTCAACATAGAAATGCCTTTAATGGAAGTACTGGCCAAAATGGAGCTGGCCGGGATTTCCATGGATGAAAAATGGCTGGCCCAGGAAAGCATTGACCTTGAAAATGATTTAAGGCAGCTGGAATCCAAAATCTTTGAACTTTCCGGAGAAGAATTCAATATGAACTCGCCCAAGCAGCTGGGAGAAATCCTGTTTGAGAAAATGGGGCTGGACCCGAAAGCAAAAAAAACCAAAACAGGGCAGTATGCCACCTCAGAGGATATCCTCCAGAAGCTGTCTTCAAAACATGAAATTATCAAGCATATCCTGGAATACAGGACCTATCAGAAATTAAAATCGACATACGTTGATGCACTGCCGTCACAGATTGAAAAGACAGATAACCGGGTACATACCAATTTCTCGCAGACGACCGCTGCAACAGGCCGTCTGGCCAGTGTAAACCCGAACCTGCAGAATATCCCGATCCGGACGCTGAGAGGACAGCAGATCCGGGGAGCGTTTGTGGCCGGAGAGGGGAAGAAAATCATTTCTGCCGATTATTCCCAGATCGAACTCCGTCTGATTGCCGAAATTTCCGGGGAGGAAAATATGATCAAAGCGTTTCAGAGCGGGGAAGACATTCACGCTTCCACTGCAGCAAGGCTGTTCAACATTCCGCTGGAAGAAGTTTCCAAAACCCAGAGGGGGCAGGCAAAAACCGTGAATTTCGGGATCCTCTACGGTCAGGGCGCTTTTGCACTGGCCGAACAGACGGGATTGTCCAGAAGTGAAGCCAAGCAGATGATTGAATCCTATTTTGCTACGTATCCTAACCTGAAGGCATATATGGCGGAACAGGTAAAAAAAGCACGCGAGACCGGTTATGTGGAAACCATTCTGGGAAGAAAACGCCACCTGAAAGATATCAGCTCCAACAACTTTGTGGTGCGGGCCCACGCCGAAAGAAATGCCGTAAATGCACCGATACAGGGAAGTGCTGCAGATGTGGTGAAAATGGCCATGATTAAAATTCAGAAAGAACTGGAAAAAGAAAAAATGCAGACCAGAATGCTGCTTCAGGTTCATGACGAACTCGTTTTCGAATCTCCGGTGGATGAGGTAGAACTGGCCACCAACATCATTAAAATGGAAATGGAAAACGCCATTGAGACGCAGGTTCCTTTATTGGTGGAAGTTGGCGTAGGGAATAACTGGCTGGAAGCGCATTAG